A window of Camelus ferus isolate YT-003-E chromosome 1, BCGSAC_Cfer_1.0, whole genome shotgun sequence genomic DNA:
TTGATAAGAGAGCTGGATCTAGAGCAAGTATGAGTCACACCTTTTCTCAGTCTGTGCAGCAGCTATCATTTtggtaggaggtggggctggagatgaaGGAGCTAGATCCAGAGCCAGGAGTGAGCTGGGGTTTCTCCTATGCTTACTGACCTACACCACCCCATAGGAGGCAGAGTCAGATTACAaggtgctggagcagaagccctgaggatGGGTTTTGAGCTGAATCTTTTCCCTTTAAGTGTATGCTCTCCTCTTTCTCAGCATCAGCACCTTTGCCCCAGAAAGGTGTAGGACTGGGACCTGGGCAGGCACCTAGATTGGGCAGAAGCACACTCTGGGGAGGTCCCAGCATACTGGTCAGAGTTCCAGACTGCTCCTAATCTGCTACCTTTGAGAGTGCCAGCAATGTCTACTCCCACCTTGTTCAGACTTGGCACTGGATCTGATTTGGCTCTGTCCCCTCAATCTGCACACTCTCCTCAGCAGTGACAGCCTTTGCCTTAGTGGAGAACTGCACCATGGAGCAAGGTGGACTGGATTGGTCACTTGATATAGGCTGAGGGGCATGCTGCTGTGGTGATGGGAAAGAAGCCAGAGTCCCAGGCAGTCTCAATCTGCTTCCTTCACCTTGTTTCATGAGCAAACAAATGTGTGTGCACTCTTCACAAGCAGAGTCTAATTTTCTCACTGCCCTTCTGCCAGCCCCTTTGGAAACCAGCCAATTGGACTCATCTTCTCAATGTCAAACCCCGGTGCTGGGGTACTCAATATGTGGTTCAAACTACTCAGTCACCAGGGAGGATCTACAAGCCTGTGTGATCCCACCCACTTCTGCGTCCCCTCCTAGGGGCACAGATCCTTAACTAATTGCTTCACTTCCCCTCCTACCTAACTTCCTGTGGATTATTCTTTACAGCCTTGATTGTATGAGACTGTTTCTGCCAGTCTCTAGTTTGTTTCCAGTGAGAATtgctccacatgtagatgtatttttgatgtgttcctggggaaggtgagctcagggtcctcCATATTGATCTCCTCCTTTGGTTTTGCATGATTTTAGTCTACCCAAGCCACTGCCTGATTATAAAACACATCAGATCTCTTTCCAAAACACAAGCAGCAATTGATTCTGTCAAAATTTTACTAAAACAGACCTCAAATTTTGTATCTTCCTGTGGTAATGTGAGAACAACAGAAGCCACCAGAGAATGTGTGCAGCTATAATGCGCGAGTTCAAGTACATACTATCAATGAGGAAAAGAATCATTAATAATatgaaatttagaagaaaaaattacatctGTCTAGATGCACATCCAAATGCCAAACATCAAGAAAGAATTAGGTAGTAAAATAATAGCATGAAATTGTGAGAAGAGAGGCACAAAACTTTGCCAAATCTTTAGTCAAACTTTGGAAATACCAAAGATATGGCTTTGGATAGATCAAGGTAGATAATAGTAGCCCTTGGAAATGCTTCCAAACACACATATTAGGAAAGTAGTGGTTGTGTATAACCATTCATCTATGCATCAAAATTATCAACTATAGATGGCGAAAGAGTCAGCAATTCCACACACGTAAAACCacatatttataagaaatgtagATAACTATACACAAAAATGTAGCAATATGAAAGCCaattatgtttaataaataatgaatttagacgttttccaaaatgaaaatagtttaaattatttttattcagttatgtAACACTAacaaaatattaagtgaatattttttaaattgttggaaATTCAGGAAATTCTATCAAAAAAAGTCTGATGTTGCATGATAGTCTAAGATTCAGTAGTCATTGTTTGAACAGACAAGAACATCCATTTTACAACTAATGCAGGAGGTACACATGGTGCCTCATCAGAGAACATCCTGAACAGATGAGCATCTAGAACTTCTCAGTAGAAGCCAGAAGACCAGTATCTTCCATAGCAGCATGGGTGGTAGCAGGCATAGCCATAGCCACCGTAGCCACAGCCACCGTAGCCACATCCATAGCCACATCCCAGGCCACCATAGCCATAGCCCAGGCCACCACAGTAGTTGTTGTAGAAGCTCATAATGTGAGGATAAGGAGGCTCAGTTGAAGGCAGAGTCAATTtctagtgttttaaatttaaaatctgcaCAGGACCTTATATACCAAAAGAGTGGTATGTGGGCCAAACCACAGGCTCTCTTCTATTTATATTCTAAACTAATTGGCATTAAAACTATCTCAATAATTCATCATAACTAATATATCTAAGCCAAAACAACTCTTTTTTGTGTCATGATGCCTATCACAAAATCATATGCATTTAATGATAGATTCTTCTCCTAATTTGGTGGCTTATTTATTCCAGATTGCAAATTAAAGCTACATTACTATCATGTGGTCAATTAGCCATGAATATTCTTGTTGAAAATATtagtttaatttaataatatcCTCCATCAATCTACATATATGCTGTCTTGGGATCGAAAGTGTGGATttaaaggggaagagaaggaagaagagtttGTAGGGGGAAAGACATTGTAGAAGAATTCACTTGTTTAACATTGAATAACTAACTGTTTTATCtggcttattatttattttttttttttgaggagcaATATTATACACTACAGTTTGGTTTATACTTCACATAAACATATAcccataattttatatttgacaCAAAACCAGGGTAGATACCCTAAAGTTTAACCCCATTAACTGCAGatatatagaaaaggaaagacaatCTATtagaaatacatgtttaaaaatgattctcaaaattATGAATGATTTATTGATGTGATGTACCTCCTAATATGTTGCCCTGAAGAAGGCACATCTCTTCTGGGGCTCTTGCCAAAAATATAACTTCAGTCTAAGTAtgagaaaatttcaaacaaaccCAAATTGTGGAATATTCCACAAAATATCTGACTCTTCATGAAATTCAGGTTAACCAGAGGAACTGTCACTAATTAGAGCAGTCTGAAAATATAGACAACTATATTCAGTGTGAATTGGAtcctggaaacaaaccaaaacaacaacaacaacaacaacaacaacactactaataaacaaatatgatgaaataaaaatccatGGTTAAGAGCATAGTACAAAGTTCATTTCTTTGGTTTGATAAACTTACTATGGTTATGAAAGATGTTCATATTAGGTGACATTAAGTAAGTAATGTGTATAATACAATTTTTGTGTCATCTTGGTAAcattcagtaaatttaaaattatttcaatatatgaagttcaaaataaatataaaattgctcTTCCATTTCATTGATTTGATCATCTATGACTTCTTCATACATCAAACGTTATTAAGAAGCAACTGTATACTGGGCACTATTATGAGAACTGGGGATGGAGAAGTGATCATGGTAGACAAGATCACTATTGtaatggagcttatattctaggtTAAGCCAGGTCAGGAAATTCAACAGACAGGTAAGCTATTCTTGCTGTTCCTTAAAAAGCTCAAGGGCAGAGAGTTTATGGTGGAAAAAAACTAGGTCCATTTAACGAGTTGAAAAGCTACTAAGATCTGTGAATTTTAATGAAGAGGAAGGGTGTTAGCAGATAAGCTCATGGGTGTGGTCATGGCTGTGACACATTGGACCATGATAGCTATGTTTTCTAAGTTTTGGGTTGCTAAatgtagcaaataaaaatgcaagacaACCATTAAATCTGAGTGTCagataaacaaattattttagcaTAAATATTCTCCTTGCATTCTTTGGGAAATTCAATATTCTGAATTTCCAAATTGAACTTCAGTATTATGACAATGAAATTTAACTGCATGTCTGGTGTTTACTCTAGCAATCCCAATGTGGGAATACATTGAAGGATTACGTTAAAGGAGGTTCATGACCTGATTTGTGCCATGCATGCTTTGAGAtgtagaaaaaataatgaaacagactGGGTAGTATAGAGAATCATGAATGTAATTTATGTTGTTAAATTTCTAATGACAATTAATCTACAAAGATATTAGTACTAACTTGAAGACATTCAATAAAATTGgaatgtatatgaaatatatatatgaagtaataagactaaaaatgaaatggagattGATTGGAGAAAAGAATATATCCAAAAGTGATCTGTCTAAAGAGAGTTTAGCTAGACACTAGAGATTATAAGTGGGGAAAACACGTATCTGGGCCCTCTAACAGTTGAGGGCAAAatctgagaagagaaaaaagaagatacagaagaaaCAGCTGCTGAGattggaaatgaaacaaaactgtgTTTGTAGGATGAAGCTAAAGGTTGGGGTCCTATAGGAATGAAAGAAAGGTTGGTGGATCTAAATGTATTCAGAAGCTGAGTAAAATGAATGCTTGACCTCTGGATAGGGCAGGACTGAGGTCTGGATCATCTGTGCAAGGGCATCTCAGGAGAGTAGCAGAGGCCAAAGATTCACAAATATGAGTGGAAAGGTAAGGAGATATTAAAATGCCTCCATGAAAACACACTTGTGACATTTTGCTTTGAAGTAGAATATGGCAATGGGGATTACTTTGAAGGGTATGGAGAGTGACATaaagcttgttttatttttgatttggaGTATGTTTGAGAACTGAGTGTATTCAGAACAACACACCAGAAAAGCCTGGGCGAAAAAATCATTCCATGCAAAGCTCTCACTGCTGTAATCAGGGAGGGCAACACAATTCGTCAGAGAAAAGAATCAATTCATGGAGGAAAATTCTAAGGAGAAAAGATATAATAATGTAATTAGGAACTTGTTTTACCCACAGAAAATGTACTCTACATCGATTTTaatcaaatatgaaaataaaacgTTAATtataggttttattttcattttttgattaatTGATACAATTCACACTTAGCAAATGTAGCCATGCGCTAAGAATTTAAATATCCTTGAAGAAGAATAATCATTATGTTATTTCAACTAGTTTTTGCTAAAAACTTGTGGTTGTCTGATTGACTTGGCACTGTGAGAGTTGAAGCTACTGCTATTTTCTATATGAGAAATTTGAAGATGCCCTCTGCTTATAGCATCTCAATCCAGTAGTGAATTAAATGTTACAATAAGGTTTTTACTTTACAAAATTGCTCCTACCAAGAACACATGGAAATATATTCTAAAACACGTGAATGTACTGATCTGATCTTTAGcatgaagatatttttctgtatcattaaGATGCCATTTCCTTTTGATTCACTTGAAATAGTTACCATACTAgatgaatcagtaatttaaattatCTGTGTCCATATTTGATTATCTACAGAGAGGGGTGGTAAGGGTGTCTAATTTCTTAAACCATCTTCACTGCAATGTAAACCAGCCCCAAATTCCACTTCCTAAATCCAGCCTAAGGTTACCCTGAGggacatataaaaataatattttgactaAGAACTATCATTGTATATCAGAAATCCTTGTGatatttgaataatgctgctttcctacatgcattttcttaaagatacagaattattttttctaactgTAACACTACAACCGTTTTTCTTTGGCTGCCCAAATGATGAGTTATCACACTGATTTCAATGAAAGTAGTTGTAATTCAAGGGTTATGCAAAAGAGCTCAGCATGCCAGGTTACAAAGCGTACTGACTGGATGTACTGAGAAAGGAATAGTTCTCTGTCTAATTTATTGTTAACACAAATACATAACGCTAGGCTATTGAATAGTTACCTAGAATATTAACTAATCACTATATATacaattacagagaaaataactATATAAATTGGATTCTAGAGAATGACTTCTATTTTCACGTCCTTTAATAGAAGTTGAACATAAATGGGAATTACACTCATTGGTGTAAGTAGGAGACATTTTGTTCAGAACTGATTCCCTTGAAATTTTAATGAGTAAAATTATTATTAGCCTTATGGGCATGAAAGATACATTATGGCTTCACATAGAAAAGACACTAAATCCCTGAAGAAAGCAATAATTTGgatcaagagagaagaaaaatttatcattcaaaaggaatttttttttataaaaagttataaaataataacattattatttaatgCCAAGAGTCTaacaaatgttttgtttctttatgtaaGGGATGGTTCCAGCAGATTAAAATGAATGTGTGATTTGGGCAGGACTGTGTAAGTGTGAGTTGGTATCTTCTTTCATTCAAACCCTCAATTGGATAAGAGGAGAccaaactgagaaaccaagacAGTAAGCCCCCTGAATTTCTCTCAAGCTGTATCTTATGGCTGAGGAACAACAAACTATTTAGATTAGTCATAAATTCTGGCAACGTCATGAAGGTGTGATGGGTCACACCCACACTAAGGACATACAAAAGGCTCTCTGCAGGGAGACATGTCCACCCTGAAGTGACACTTCTACTCCCTTCTCTACCCAAGGACAACCTCAACCCAACACCAACACCATGTGTGGCTACTACGGAAACTACTATGGGGGCCGTGGCTATGGCTGCTGTGGCTACGGAGGCCTGGGCTGTGGCTATGGGTCCTGCTATGGCTGTGGCTTCCGCAGACTGGGCTGTGGCTATGGGTGTGGCTCTGGCTTTGGCTACTACTATTGAGGACGCCATGGAAGACTCTCATCCTCTACACCAGGACCTTAGGATTCCCCAATTCTGAACCTTTC
This region includes:
- the LOC116662711 gene encoding keratin-associated protein 20-2-like; this translates as MSFYNNYCGGLGYGYGGLGCGYGCGYGGCGYGGYGYACYHPCCYGRYWSSGFY